One Aphidius gifuensis isolate YNYX2018 linkage group LG5, ASM1490517v1, whole genome shotgun sequence genomic region harbors:
- the LOC122856659 gene encoding mitochondrial amidoxime reducing component 2-like — MDRIRLGYVSALAIGAGTAAFFAWWWLSKNKKPKLPKTWRKVGELSDIFVFPVKSLGCVKENAIECTKLGLKLGWLRDRTLMVIDLDGNFVTGRQKPRMVQITPSIAGSVLTLAAPGMMTVSVDLSNIGKTFRAAVWGQPVPAADCGEEIARWLSRFLLQEDTGLRLVYYPLDQPSRDVRTVNLGFPLMENVDSGAYPDATAYTLMNEASIAELNTRIEDSVTPLQFRPNFVVKGAEPLEEDTWDWIKIGSVVFRNVKPCTRCIFTTISPETGTKHPKTEPLKTLRNYRLVDDPVYRKFTKDSPVMGVHLGLKGPNGIVRLGDPVYIGLDDNHDNKKLISPP; from the exons ataGAATACGTCTTGGCTATGTATCAGCACTGGCAATTGGTGCTGGAACAGCAGCATTTTTTGCCTGGTGGTggttatcaaaaaataaaaagccaaAATTACCAAAAACATGGAGAAAAGTTGGTGAATTAAGtgatatatttgtatttcCAGTAAAATCACTTGGCTGTGTAAAAGAAAATGCAATTGAATGTACAAAACTTGGTCTAAAATTAGGATGGCTTCGTGATAGAACTCTCATGGTCATTGACCTTGATGGTAACTTTGTAACTGGTAGACAAAAACCAAGAATGGTCCAG ataacACCAAGTATTGCTGGATCAGTATTAACACTTGCTGCACCAGGAATGATGACAGTAAgtgttgatttatcaaatattggaAAAACATTTAGAGCTGCTGTTTGGGGACAACCAGTACCAGCAGCTGATTGTGGAGAAGAAATTGCAAGATGGTTATCACGTTTTTTATTACAAGAAGATACTGGACTTAGACTTGTTTATTATCCACTTGATCAACCATCACGTGATGTAAGAACAGTTAATTTAGGATTTCCATTAATGGAAAATGTCGACTCt GGAGCTTATCCAGATGCTACAGCTTATACACTGATGAATGAAGCATCAATTGCTGAATTAAATACAAGAATTGAAGATTCAGTAACACCATTACAATTTCGtccaaattttgttgtaaaaggTGCTGAACCACTTGAAGAAGACACCTGGGATTGGATTAAAATTGGTTCAGTTGTATTTAGAAATGTTAAACCATGTACTAGATGTATTTTCACAACAATTAGTCCAGAAACTGGTACAAAACATCCAAAAACTGAACCTTTAAAGACTCTGAGAAA CTATAGACTTGTTGATGATCCTGTTTATCGTAAATTCACCAAAGACAGCCCAGTGATGGGTGTTCATTTGGGTCTCAAGGGTCCAAATGGTATTGTACGACTTGGTGATCCAGTTTACATTGGTCTTGATGATAatcatgacaataaaaaattaatatcaccaCCATAG
- the LOC122856660 gene encoding mitochondrial amidoxime reducing component 2-like produces the protein MVKICFKMISVLAIGTGTTLLLAWYYLSKNKKQKPPKKWHKVGELSGLYIFPVKSFSFIQENSLECTQLGLKSGWLRDRTLMVIDHDKKFLTLRQHPKMVHIKPSVTDTTLTLAAPGMTSISIDLSNVGKIFNTLIYGQQVPASDCGNEVAKWLSNYLLQEESGLRLVYYPLDEPYRDISSSLKVFPLLKNEHAGAYGDESSYSLLNESSLAHLNTRLDEPITADQLRMNFIVKGAEPHDEDNWDWIKIGDVTFRNIRPCTRCAVTTVDPKTATKHPNFEPVKTLRKYRSPDDPDVRKFVKGSPVMGIHLGLMGTNGFVKINDPVYVGINGD, from the exons atgg ttaaaatatgttttaaaatgatatcTGTATTGGCAATTGGTACTGGAACAACATTACTATTAGCCtggtattatttatcaaaaaataaaaaacaaaaaccacCTAAAAAATGGCATAAAGTTGGTGAATTATCAGGTCTTTATATATTCCCAGTTAAATCATTCAGTTTTATACAAGAAAATTCACTGGAATGTACTCAGCTTGGTTTAAAATCTGGCTGGCTTCGTGATCGAACACTCATGGTTATagatcatgataaaaaatttctaacacTTCGTCAGCATCCAAAAATGGTTCAT atAAAACCAAGTGTAACTGATACAACTTTGACTCTAGCTGCTCCAGGAATGACATCAATCagtattgatttatcaaacgttggtaaaatatttaacacacTGATTTATGGTCAACAAGTACCAGCAAGTGATTGTGGTAATGAAGTAGCTAAATGGctatcaaattatttactccaGGAAGAGAGTGGACTACGACTTGTTTATTATCCACTTGATGAACCGTATCGTGACATCAGCAGTTCATTAAAAGTATTTCCGTTATTAAAGAATGAACATGCT GGTGCATATGGTGATGAATCATCATACTCACTTCTTAATGAATCTTCATTGGCACATTTAAACACTCGTCTTGATGAGCCAATAACTGCTGACCAATTGAgaatgaattttattgtcaaaggTGCTGAGCCACATGACGAGGACAATTGGGACTGGATTAAAATTGGTGATGTTACATTTAGAAATATTAGACCTTGTACCAGGTGTGCTGTTACAACTGTCGATCCAAAAACTGCAACTAAACATCCAAACTTTGAACCTGTCAAGACACTCAGAAa ATATCGTAGTCCAGATGATCCAGATGTTCGTAAATTCGTCAAAGGCAGTCCTGTTATGGGCATTCATTTGGGACTGATGGGAACAAATGGAtttgtcaaaataaatgatCCAGTTTATGTTGGAATTAATGGtgattaa